A region of the Plasmodium cynomolgi strain B DNA, scaffold: 0098, whole genome shotgun sequence genome:
ttaattaaattaatttttttaattttttttttggtgttaTTATAATGGTCGAAAATGAGGTATATAACCAGGATATGAGAATAGTCCGTAGCAGGGAACGGCTAGATGGAAGGCCAACgattcgttcattttttaataaggATGGTTTGCTATTAAAAACATATGGTTGGTTAGTAAAAAATGCGATAGGCCTTATAGTATTAATTCATGGATTAAATTCACACGCaaggttttcatttttgagaCATAACGTCCatgtattaaataataatagagCAATATTAATGGACggaaataattattacattTATAAAGATAGCTGGGTAgaacattttaataaaaatggatattCTGTCTTCGGAATAGATTTACAAGGTCATGGCGAATCAGAAGGGTGGGAAAATTTAAGTCTTAATGTAAAAGAATTTGATGATTTAGTATATGATGTGCTTgaatatattcaaaaaattcaagaCGACAACATAcgatatttaaataatggtAGTACCGGGAATAGTAGACGCAATAGTAACAGCAGAGGCGGTGAGTCGTCTCGTAATGATCATTTGGCCAATCGAATAACAGCACCTCTTCCAGTATATTTAATTGGTCAATCTATGGGCGGAAACGTTGCTCTAAGAGCATTACAATTAGTCGGAAAATTTAGGGGCCTTAATCAAAGACTAAATATAAGAGGTTGTGTATCATTATCTGGTATGATTGCTGTAGAAGCATTAGGATTACCAAgctcatatatatataaaagtttCTTTATGCCCTTGTCAAGATTCTTTTCTGATTTCTTACCAACATTGAGGCTTTTATGCGAACTACCGTATAAAAGGTTTCAATATATTCGTGACATAGGTCGATATGACAGAATGCGTGATAGAAGAGGTATAACATGCAGATTTGCATATGAACTTTTAAAAGCAATGGATAATTTAGACCATGATATGAGATACATGCCCAGAGATATCCCCGTATTGTTTATTCATTCAGCGAAGGACAAATTGTGCTTTCCTGGAGGtgttgtttcattttataatagACTAAATATTGGTAATAAAGAACTGCACATGTTAAATTATATGGAGCATATGCTAACTATGGAACCAGGAAATGGAAGGGtcttaaataaaattatgaattgGCTTTACAACATATCAAGGCCGCAAAGAAGCAGTGCTTAAaagaataattaaaaaaatgtcatttatGCGGAGAACTATCTTATAATGTAAACAATGTAGATAGTTATATCAATCCCCGTGTATGTGCACaaacatgtatgtatatatgtatatatatagatttatgcatatatgtggaaatttgtttaatttgtAATGTGTGATGTGACTGCAATGAcatctgtttttttgttttttgttatcatgaaaaaagttccttttttttcactctgcATGTTATACTCCCCGAATATCAAATTAATATGTCATATTGTATCATCAAATGTCATATTATAGCATTCCATatgttttattcatttttaaattctacTTAAAATACAAAATCATAAACAAGTAAACTATTCGTATtgatttataattttattaacataaaataattagcTATGGATTATTATTACGTATTCATAATGCTTTTCATTTGTTGATCATTGGAAAGGAGAAGGTGtaggagaagaaaataaaatcattgCAATTACAAATCGATAGAAATTATTTCGTCAGAATTGATCTCTTGATGTGTGTTGCAGGAACAGTGTGAAATAAGCACACTATTCTTTGTAgaacgcaaaaaataataaaattaccaTTATTAAAGTAAAACCTTTCTTCTATTCAGCATATATCTAAGGGAAGGGAGAACAAATGTGcatgtaagaaaaaatatatgcaagtTATCATACATTGATAAACGTGAAAATGTGATAAATTGAAGTTAaagacataaataaaaagagggtGAATGTTTTAACTAACTCGAATTTTACATTCGCAAATAAGTATATTCATTGTGTTTACTTTAAATATGTCTTCACTTTTCTAAAGAACTATCAAAATGTAACAACTCAATAATAGTACAAATGTCACttaaaacaaatgaaaaaaagggaggtcaaaaattaaatgaatcCAAAACTGCAATGGCCAAAATAGCCGATCATCTTGCACAAAACTGACAAACATAGTAATTATAGTAGTCGAAAGGGAATAAACCTATATTGCACgtataattaaatgtaataaaatgCAATCATATTCGTTAGAAGTAGCATATGCAGTAAACTAATTTTGTGACTATATGCATAAATTGtagttttttaattttttggttttcatttatcattttgtaagaatgttttttttttcttttattgttatttttttccaaatatgTCTTTTAACTCTAATAATTAAGTATTCGTAATACTAAATCTGTTTTATGCAgtaagaattatattttttaatgcatattttatgtagatttttttaattacacaAACATCAGATGATATACATGTATCTCTGTCAAATGCTTCAATTAAAGaatcgtttttttatattgcacAATCT
Encoded here:
- a CDS encoding PST-A protein (putative); the protein is MVENEVYNQDMRIVRSRERLDGRPTIRSFFNKDGLLLKTYGWLVKNAIGLIVLIHGLNSHARFSFLRHNVHVLNNNRAILMDGNNYYIYKDSWVEHFNKNGYSVFGIDLQGHGESEGWENLSLNVKEFDDLVYDVLEYIQKIQDDNIRYLNNGSTGNSRRNSNSRGGESSRNDHLANRITAPLPVYLIGQSMGGNVALRALQLVGKFRGLNQRLNIRGCVSLSGMIAVEALGLPSSYIYKSFFMPLSRFFSDFLPTLRLLCELPYKRFQYIRDIGRYDRMRDRRGITCRFAYELLKAMDNLDHDMRYMPRDIPVLFIHSAKDKLCFPGGVVSFYNRLNIGNKELHMLNYMEHMLTMEPGNGR